The following are from one region of the Synechococcus sp. CBW1108 genome:
- a CDS encoding glycosyltransferase family 2 protein: protein MDPATALGWALLSLAAAAALGLLTLIAGLARVFAQAPRLMEQPEPGTEASEALASTSLTVVVPTYNEAANIAACLTSMLRSEAPCGDWRVLLVDDRSSDATVAIAEESAGACGATEPRFSLLDAGARPEDERWVGKNWACSRAMEQVSSDWVLFVDADVRLQPATLRRALAQASADGADLLSLAPRLSCGCLAEWMVQPIMVSLLGLGFSIEAANDPASPVAFAAGPFMLFRRSAYAAIGGHRALAAEVVEDLALARRIKQGGHRLRYLLGLDALELRMYSDFASLWEGWTKNWLLGLDGDVARALAASSVVLLMFSGPWLMTPAAAFAAVLLPDQRLVLLAALAFALTGICLQLVLRLWTRRHFQVPLTLWWLMGAGALVVAAIGPVSVWRTLSGRGWTWKGRPLA from the coding sequence ATGGATCCAGCCACGGCCCTCGGCTGGGCGCTGCTGTCACTGGCCGCCGCCGCCGCCCTTGGCCTGCTGACCCTGATCGCCGGCCTGGCGCGGGTGTTTGCGCAGGCGCCCAGGCTGATGGAGCAGCCAGAGCCGGGAACTGAAGCGTCAGAGGCCCTGGCCAGCACCTCGCTCACGGTGGTGGTGCCCACCTACAACGAAGCGGCCAACATCGCCGCCTGCCTCACCAGCATGCTGCGCAGCGAGGCCCCCTGCGGCGACTGGCGGGTGTTGCTGGTGGACGATCGCTCCAGCGATGCCACGGTGGCGATCGCCGAGGAGTCGGCAGGAGCCTGCGGTGCCACGGAGCCCCGCTTCTCACTGCTCGACGCCGGGGCCCGGCCGGAGGACGAGCGCTGGGTGGGCAAGAACTGGGCCTGCAGCCGTGCCATGGAGCAGGTGAGCAGTGACTGGGTGCTGTTCGTCGATGCCGATGTGCGCCTGCAGCCAGCAACCCTGCGGCGCGCCCTGGCCCAGGCGAGCGCTGACGGGGCGGACCTGCTAAGCCTCGCGCCGCGACTGAGCTGCGGCTGCCTGGCGGAGTGGATGGTGCAGCCAATCATGGTCAGCCTGTTGGGGCTCGGCTTTTCGATTGAGGCCGCCAATGATCCCGCCAGTCCGGTGGCGTTCGCCGCCGGGCCGTTCATGCTGTTCCGACGCAGCGCCTACGCGGCTATCGGCGGCCACAGGGCCCTGGCGGCGGAGGTGGTGGAGGACCTGGCTCTGGCGCGGCGGATCAAGCAAGGCGGCCATCGCCTGCGTTACCTGCTGGGGTTAGATGCGCTCGAGCTGCGCATGTACAGCGATTTCGCCTCCCTGTGGGAGGGCTGGACCAAAAACTGGCTGCTGGGCCTCGATGGCGATGTGGCCAGAGCCCTGGCGGCCTCCTCGGTGGTGCTGCTGATGTTCAGCGGCCCCTGGCTAATGACCCCGGCTGCGGCCTTCGCCGCAGTGCTGCTGCCGGATCAGCGGCTGGTGCTGCTGGCCGCCCTGGCCTTCGCCCTGACGGGCATCTGCCTACAGCTGGTCCTGCGCCTGTGGACCCGCCGCCACTTCCAGGTGCCGCTGACCCTTTGGTGGCTTATGGGAGCCGGTGCCCTGGTGGTGGCCGCGATCGGCCCGGTGTCGGTATGGCGCACCCTCAGCGGCCGCGGTTGGACCTGGAAGGGGCGGCCGTTGGCGTGA
- a CDS encoding DUF1651 domain-containing protein yields the protein MSSGRQVLYFKPCRYDRWSQALEVSLGEVMPGGEPPLLKHRRKLMRDEAIKLWAKKRRSGWQVCTP from the coding sequence CTGAGCAGCGGTCGCCAGGTGCTCTATTTCAAGCCATGCCGCTACGACCGCTGGAGTCAGGCGCTGGAGGTGTCGCTGGGGGAAGTGATGCCCGGCGGGGAGCCACCGCTGCTCAAACATCGCAGGAAACTGATGCGAGATGAGGCGATCAAGCTCTGGGCCAAGAAGCGCAGATCGGGCTGGCAGGTCTGCACGCCTTAG
- a CDS encoding Nif11-like leader peptide family natural product precursor, translating into MSQSELLRFLAHVRADPALRQMMADALTADQVSLLAQERGFLVSGSDILRFHGQSASGIRISRIDHPGEYPGRYY; encoded by the coding sequence GTGTCCCAAAGTGAGTTGTTGCGGTTTCTGGCCCATGTGAGGGCTGATCCTGCCCTGCGGCAAATGATGGCGGATGCCCTTACGGCTGATCAGGTGTCGCTGCTTGCCCAGGAGAGGGGATTTCTGGTCTCTGGTAGCGACATCCTGCGCTTCCACGGCCAGTCGGCCTCAGGGATCCGCATCAGCCGCATCGACCACCCTGGCGAATATCCCGGCCGTTACTACTAA
- a CDS encoding TM0106 family RecB-like putative nuclease encodes MITPSKLSLFSRSPVIGAWWEELEARSLFEESKPEPNALDQQLFADGLRHEQVLLTKLEAQGYRIARLPGKQNDADYAATKAAMADGFDFIHQASLCNDELRGSADLLRRIEQSSSLGAWSYIPIECKLASKPKTTFLVQASAYCELLTPLLGQRPDHFELYLGGGRFQRYATDQFWAWYQLLRQRHRTFRAAFDPQAIPEDMPGDHGGWTAFIEQRLVNQRDLMLVANMRQSQRQKLRAAGITTIDALGAFPGGISVPGLNPETLHELRQQAELQLTPAGPDGRPAYRLRPVINGKGLAALPAADDGDIWFDMEGVQDSVAGTKLEYLFGACYRDAPGGEPQFKAWWAHSPVEEKQAFEQWVDWVEARRARHPGLRVYHYASYEKTAMRRLAQQHCTREAVIDEWLRSGLLVDLLPVLTSSIVLGEPSYSIKKVEHLYMEKREAEVTNAGDSVVAYLNWQNSGEPDRPGPLPEGSPLLKDIENYNREDCESTVFLHDWMRNLKREQGLPEEPLQLSSEGQEPKEPWPLEQLSAQLLAELPEELQSDPPANATDALLAAQEEGGRRGMSWRVQRLLAQLLPFHHREAKVAWWAYFDRRNRAELSPGDLVDDGEAIAEARWKSVEPRESKLTGADYHTFSFDPAQPLKLRADSGDRGLQLEIPETGLKVSVESLDAERGRVTLKLPWKKRDQRRADGLGDGIPDRLTSLIKVPADISEKLRESLLEQANAWLDGNQALPPAMLQLLERQPIAELEALNSAIAAEPGSVATRLASFLANSSGVTLALQGPPGTGKSTVTGQVIAQLVADGKRVAISSNSHAAINNLLIKAHTTCQEQGLGDQVVKCSSSSKKEEVLAREGIPLVHPDEITEEQAVVGGTTWMFCRDELSEQFDLLVIDEAGQMSLANLLVMARCAKTILLVGDQQQLAQPTQADHPGDSGLSCLEYLMQGAHVVPDDRGVFLATSWRMEPSLTAMVSQLFYDGRLKANPANAVNAISWHQRYLAATGEPLPEQGLVFEPVAHSGCSVVCEAEIDRIEQIVDALLNGSYCHARAGGEQRGVLGPEQILVTAPYNVQVNRLQLRLGKRARVGTVDKFQGQEAPVAIHSLTASDGDAAPRGLGFLLEPNRLNVAISRAQCLSIVVGSPGLTTGIANTVEEVEQINRLCRITQSATT; translated from the coding sequence TTGATCACCCCCAGCAAGCTCTCCCTCTTCTCCCGCAGCCCGGTGATCGGCGCCTGGTGGGAGGAACTGGAAGCACGCAGCCTGTTTGAGGAGAGCAAGCCCGAGCCCAACGCGCTGGATCAGCAGCTGTTTGCTGATGGTCTCCGCCATGAGCAGGTGCTGCTCACCAAGCTGGAAGCCCAGGGCTATCGGATTGCCCGTCTGCCTGGCAAACAGAACGACGCCGACTACGCCGCCACCAAGGCCGCGATGGCAGATGGCTTTGATTTCATCCACCAGGCCTCGCTCTGCAACGACGAACTGCGGGGCTCGGCCGATCTGCTGCGCCGCATCGAGCAATCCTCATCCCTGGGGGCCTGGAGCTACATCCCGATCGAGTGCAAGCTCGCCTCCAAGCCCAAAACCACCTTCTTGGTGCAGGCTTCTGCCTACTGCGAGCTGCTGACGCCGCTGCTTGGCCAGCGACCCGATCACTTCGAGCTCTACCTCGGTGGTGGCCGCTTCCAGCGCTACGCCACCGACCAGTTCTGGGCCTGGTATCAACTGCTGCGCCAGCGCCACCGCACCTTCCGAGCAGCCTTTGACCCACAGGCCATCCCGGAGGACATGCCCGGCGACCACGGTGGCTGGACTGCCTTTATCGAGCAGCGGCTTGTCAATCAGCGCGACCTGATGCTGGTGGCGAACATGCGCCAGAGCCAGCGGCAGAAGCTGCGCGCTGCTGGCATCACCACCATTGATGCCCTTGGGGCATTTCCCGGCGGCATATCGGTACCCGGGTTGAACCCTGAAACGCTGCATGAACTGCGGCAACAGGCCGAACTGCAGCTCACCCCAGCTGGACCCGATGGCCGGCCGGCGTATCGCCTGCGGCCCGTCATCAACGGCAAAGGCCTGGCGGCACTGCCAGCGGCCGATGACGGTGACATCTGGTTCGACATGGAGGGCGTCCAGGACTCGGTGGCCGGCACCAAGCTCGAATACCTCTTTGGCGCCTGCTACCGCGACGCGCCTGGTGGCGAGCCGCAGTTCAAAGCCTGGTGGGCCCACAGCCCTGTGGAGGAGAAGCAGGCCTTTGAGCAGTGGGTGGACTGGGTGGAAGCGCGGCGTGCGCGTCATCCGGGCCTGCGGGTGTACCACTACGCCAGCTACGAGAAGACGGCGATGCGCCGTCTGGCCCAGCAGCACTGCACCCGAGAAGCGGTGATCGATGAGTGGCTGCGCTCTGGCCTGCTGGTGGACCTGCTGCCGGTGTTGACCAGCTCGATCGTGCTGGGTGAGCCCAGCTACTCGATCAAGAAGGTGGAGCACCTCTACATGGAGAAGCGCGAGGCAGAAGTGACCAATGCCGGCGACTCGGTGGTGGCCTACCTCAACTGGCAGAACTCTGGCGAACCCGATCGCCCCGGTCCGTTGCCCGAGGGCAGCCCCCTGCTCAAAGACATCGAGAACTACAACCGGGAGGACTGCGAGTCGACCGTCTTCCTGCATGACTGGATGCGCAATCTCAAGCGCGAGCAGGGGCTGCCGGAGGAACCCCTGCAGCTGAGCAGCGAGGGCCAGGAGCCCAAGGAACCCTGGCCGCTGGAGCAACTCAGCGCCCAGCTCCTGGCTGAACTGCCGGAGGAGCTGCAAAGCGATCCGCCGGCTAACGCCACAGATGCGCTCCTCGCCGCCCAGGAAGAAGGCGGACGCAGGGGAATGAGTTGGCGGGTGCAGCGCTTGCTGGCCCAGCTGCTGCCCTTCCACCACCGCGAGGCCAAGGTGGCCTGGTGGGCCTATTTCGACCGGCGCAACAGGGCCGAACTCAGCCCGGGTGATCTGGTTGACGACGGAGAAGCGATCGCCGAGGCCCGCTGGAAAAGTGTGGAACCGCGCGAAAGCAAGCTCACTGGGGCCGATTACCACACCTTTTCGTTTGATCCGGCCCAGCCGCTCAAGCTGCGGGCCGATAGCGGTGATCGGGGCCTCCAGCTGGAGATCCCCGAAACCGGCCTGAAGGTGAGTGTCGAGTCGCTCGATGCCGAACGCGGCCGTGTCACCTTGAAGCTGCCTTGGAAAAAGCGCGATCAGCGCCGCGCTGATGGGCTGGGCGATGGCATTCCCGATCGGCTCACCTCGCTGATCAAGGTGCCGGCCGACATCAGCGAGAAGCTGCGAGAGAGCCTGCTGGAGCAGGCCAATGCCTGGCTGGACGGCAACCAAGCGCTGCCGCCGGCGATGCTGCAGCTGCTGGAGCGCCAGCCCATTGCCGAGCTGGAGGCCCTCAATAGCGCCATTGCGGCTGAGCCAGGCTCTGTTGCAACCCGGCTGGCGAGCTTCCTTGCCAACTCCAGCGGCGTCACCCTGGCGCTGCAGGGCCCGCCAGGGACGGGCAAATCAACGGTGACAGGCCAGGTGATCGCCCAGCTGGTGGCCGACGGCAAGCGGGTAGCGATCAGCTCGAATAGCCATGCCGCCATCAACAACCTGCTGATCAAGGCACACACCACCTGCCAGGAGCAGGGCCTTGGGGATCAGGTGGTGAAGTGCAGCAGCAGCAGCAAGAAGGAGGAGGTTCTCGCTCGTGAGGGCATCCCCCTGGTGCATCCCGACGAGATCACAGAGGAGCAGGCTGTAGTGGGCGGTACTACCTGGATGTTCTGCCGAGATGAGCTCTCTGAGCAGTTCGACCTGCTGGTGATCGACGAGGCGGGGCAGATGTCGCTGGCCAACCTGCTGGTGATGGCGCGTTGCGCCAAAACAATCCTGCTGGTGGGCGATCAGCAGCAGCTGGCCCAGCCCACCCAGGCCGATCATCCAGGGGATTCCGGACTCTCCTGCCTGGAGTATTTGATGCAGGGGGCCCACGTGGTGCCAGACGATCGCGGCGTGTTCCTGGCCACCAGCTGGCGCATGGAACCCTCGCTCACGGCGATGGTGTCGCAGCTCTTCTATGACGGCCGGCTCAAGGCCAATCCGGCCAACGCCGTCAACGCGATCAGCTGGCACCAGCGCTATCTGGCGGCGACGGGTGAGCCGTTGCCAGAGCAGGGGTTGGTGTTTGAGCCCGTGGCCCACAGCGGCTGCAGCGTTGTCTGCGAAGCCGAGATCGATCGCATCGAGCAGATCGTTGATGCCCTGCTCAACGGCAGCTACTGCCATGCGCGTGCTGGCGGAGAGCAACGGGGCGTGCTCGGGCCGGAGCAGATCCTGGTGACCGCTCCCTACAACGTGCAGGTGAACCGGCTGCAGCTGCGCCTCGGCAAGCGGGCGCGGGTGGGCACGGTGGACAAATTCCAGGGCCAGGAAGCCCCAGTGGCCATCCACTCGCTCACCGCCAGTGATGGTGATGCCGCACCGCGGGGCCTGGGCTTTCTGCTGGAGCCCAACCGGCTCAACGTGGCGATCAGCCGCGCCCAGTGCCTATCGATCGTGGTGGGCTCACCCGGCCTGACCACCGGGATTGCCAACACGGTGGAGGAGGTCGAGCAGATCAATCGGCTGTGCCGAATCACCCAATCAGCCACGACCTGA
- the rmuC gene encoding DNA recombination protein RmuC has translation MAPILLFVTGVLAGLIAGFVLARTVFRTHSGDGHAERKLLEERLLKADQGLEKFADELQSQRQEAKSLQLEIVEARENAVESRTQLEAVQRERDQLKSEFVESQQSLEQIRSDREQLGKQMAETKEQLRSQESQTTFLEQARVDLLTQFRSLSGQMLDSSRDALLKTTKETVSEPVSKQFEQLRNQVEALQKDSAEKLTVLAQTTMDLRQRSEDVQGAAQQLTAALRSPNVKGQWGEVNLRRILEFVGLISYCDFDQQLHVGTDEGAYRPDCVITIPGSRRLIVDSKAPIESYLDALKVTDETLREAALNEHLRKVRSHIDLLSKKDYASKLGALGQIVDAVVLFIPVEGALSMALERDPQLLEYAFSKNIILTFPTSLLAILKGLAMTIQQAEISKNIEEIQSNAIELHKRFLTFTDKFNAIGSNLTRLNKSFNDAVGSAQSRLLPQGRRFSEMAGQQSEPQFPATIEETVRELISGEE, from the coding sequence TTGGCGCCGATCCTTCTTTTCGTTACCGGAGTTCTTGCTGGCCTAATCGCAGGTTTCGTACTGGCACGAACGGTCTTTCGTACACATAGTGGCGATGGTCATGCCGAGCGAAAGCTACTGGAGGAGCGTCTGTTGAAGGCTGACCAAGGATTGGAAAAGTTTGCTGATGAGCTCCAGTCGCAGAGGCAGGAAGCTAAGAGCTTGCAACTCGAGATCGTTGAAGCTCGAGAGAATGCTGTCGAGAGTCGTACACAGCTAGAGGCTGTGCAGCGAGAGCGTGATCAGCTCAAGAGCGAGTTTGTGGAATCTCAGCAATCACTTGAGCAGATCCGCTCTGATCGCGAGCAATTGGGCAAGCAGATGGCTGAGACAAAGGAGCAATTGCGTTCACAGGAAAGTCAGACCACTTTTTTAGAGCAAGCCCGAGTTGATCTACTTACCCAGTTTCGTTCGCTGAGTGGCCAGATGCTGGATAGCTCCCGAGATGCTTTACTCAAAACCACCAAGGAAACAGTGAGCGAACCGGTTAGCAAGCAATTCGAGCAGCTGCGAAACCAAGTAGAGGCATTACAGAAGGACTCCGCCGAGAAGTTGACGGTTTTGGCACAAACCACAATGGATCTTAGGCAGCGCAGCGAAGATGTTCAGGGTGCTGCGCAACAGCTGACAGCAGCCTTGCGCTCCCCCAATGTTAAAGGGCAATGGGGGGAGGTGAATCTGCGTCGCATCCTTGAATTTGTTGGCCTGATCAGCTACTGCGATTTCGATCAGCAGTTACATGTTGGGACAGACGAAGGCGCCTATCGACCTGACTGCGTGATCACTATCCCTGGTTCACGTCGATTAATCGTGGACTCTAAGGCTCCGATCGAAAGCTATTTGGATGCTCTAAAGGTTACAGACGAGACTTTGCGAGAGGCAGCGCTTAATGAGCATCTCCGCAAGGTGCGAAGCCACATAGATCTACTTAGCAAGAAGGACTACGCTAGCAAACTTGGCGCTCTTGGACAGATTGTCGACGCTGTTGTCCTTTTCATCCCGGTTGAAGGCGCTCTCTCCATGGCTCTTGAGCGTGATCCGCAGTTACTTGAATATGCCTTTAGCAAAAATATCATTCTAACCTTCCCTACTAGCTTGCTGGCAATCCTCAAGGGACTAGCAATGACAATCCAGCAAGCAGAGATCTCCAAGAACATAGAAGAGATTCAGAGCAATGCCATAGAGCTCCACAAGCGATTTCTTACATTTACTGATAAGTTCAATGCCATTGGCTCCAACCTCACACGCCTGAACAAGAGCTTCAACGACGCAGTGGGATCAGCGCAGAGTCGTTTGCTCCCTCAAGGTCGTCGCTTTTCAGAAATGGCTGGCCAACAGAGCGAGCCTCAATTCCCTGCAACTATCGAGGAGACCGTTCGAGAACTGATTTCGGGAGAGGAGTGA
- a CDS encoding thermonuclease family protein gives MSIGFLLIVAALTALAWPAGVAAEGVTATVLSIGDGDTIRVRQAGKAITVRLACIDAPETAQSPHGQQARSYLQQRLPVGREVRLDVKTTDRYSRSVAEVISDININLAMVEDGQAFAYRQYLGGCDAKEYLEAEHRASRRRFGVWQVEGGITRPWDFRRGRRSAAIPDGTTPGGRRYRCNEIGSYARAQELLRQGHSYLDSNSDGEACESLRH, from the coding sequence ATGAGCATAGGTTTCCTGCTGATTGTGGCAGCGTTGACGGCCCTAGCCTGGCCGGCTGGTGTGGCTGCCGAGGGAGTTACGGCCACGGTGCTCTCCATTGGTGATGGCGACACCATCCGCGTCCGCCAGGCGGGCAAGGCCATCACCGTGCGACTGGCCTGTATCGATGCCCCTGAAACCGCCCAGAGCCCCCATGGCCAGCAGGCTCGCAGCTACCTCCAGCAGCGGCTGCCTGTCGGGCGCGAGGTGAGGCTCGACGTCAAGACCACCGATCGCTACAGCCGCTCGGTGGCCGAGGTGATCTCGGACATCAACATCAACCTGGCGATGGTGGAAGACGGCCAGGCCTTTGCTTACCGCCAGTACCTGGGCGGCTGTGATGCCAAGGAGTACCTGGAAGCCGAGCACCGGGCGAGCCGGCGCCGTTTTGGCGTCTGGCAGGTGGAAGGCGGGATCACACGCCCCTGGGACTTCCGCCGTGGTCGCCGCTCCGCCGCCATCCCCGATGGGACCACCCCCGGCGGGCGCCGCTACCGCTGCAACGAGATCGGCTCCTATGCCCGTGCCCAGGAGCTGCTGCGCCAGGGGCACAGCTACCTGGACAGCAACAGCGATGGGGAAGCCTGTGAAAGCTTGCGCCACTGA
- a CDS encoding Hsp20/alpha crystallin family protein → MLNLRSSSAFDLASRLEQQLSQQLHNAERVPAAEVHETAEAYEVVLELPGVDKAAIDVKATDRNLVISAERLSQRQLPEQSAEGGEAPAQAEKAHAPLLSEFRYGTWSRSFRFPQPIEREQLQASYRDGLLTVTAPKANKVSTVTVKVEG, encoded by the coding sequence ATGTTGAACCTCCGCTCTTCCTCCGCCTTTGATCTGGCAAGTCGCCTCGAGCAGCAGCTCAGCCAACAACTCCACAACGCTGAACGTGTGCCCGCCGCCGAGGTGCATGAAACCGCCGAGGCCTACGAAGTGGTGCTCGAGCTCCCCGGCGTCGACAAGGCCGCCATTGATGTGAAAGCCACCGACCGCAACCTCGTCATCAGTGCCGAGCGCCTCAGCCAGCGCCAGCTGCCTGAGCAGTCCGCCGAGGGTGGAGAGGCTCCCGCCCAGGCTGAGAAGGCCCACGCTCCGCTGTTAAGCGAATTCCGCTACGGCACTTGGAGCCGCAGCTTCCGCTTCCCACAGCCCATTGAGCGCGAGCAGCTCCAGGCCAGCTACCGCGATGGCCTTCTTACCGTCACCGCCCCTAAGGCCAACAAGGTGAGCACCGTCACCGTGAAGGTGGAAGGCTGA
- a CDS encoding AbrB family transcriptional regulator, translating into MLTGPDLLAKVKELGDVSKSELVRECGYVSTKKDGSERLNFTAFYEALLGAKGVSLGTDGSGRGTGKGGRKLSYTTKIQFNGNLLVGKAYTAMLDLKPGDEFEIKLGKKQIRLVPVGGSDEEE; encoded by the coding sequence ATGCTGACCGGACCCGACCTGCTCGCCAAAGTCAAAGAGCTTGGTGATGTCTCCAAATCAGAGCTCGTGCGTGAGTGCGGCTATGTGAGCACCAAGAAGGATGGCTCTGAACGCCTTAACTTCACGGCGTTCTATGAAGCCCTGCTCGGCGCCAAGGGCGTCAGCCTGGGCACCGATGGCTCGGGGCGAGGCACGGGCAAAGGCGGCCGCAAGCTGAGTTACACCACCAAGATCCAGTTCAACGGCAACCTGCTGGTGGGCAAGGCCTACACGGCCATGCTGGATCTCAAGCCCGGCGATGAGTTTGAGATCAAGCTGGGTAAAAAGCAGATCCGCCTGGTGCCGGTTGGTGGCAGCGACGAAGAGGAGTGA
- a CDS encoding AAA family ATPase, which produces MALRCHLLIGQPASGKTTLANALAPLLTGPGDPPAQVLSTDVIRAEVFGDAAVQGPWTDIQQRLHQRIQEAVAAGTPVIVDATHARRPWRLAITQALPLPASVEWIGWWLYTDLPTSLEWNGRRERAVPVPVIQEMAAALADPYFGPCRAEGFAAICAVVPTHHDDLTPVLQAELAGLDRRIRSATNRERKLQRHGYSRLLDLERLLYLIKLLSTWPDLAATDPANAEELEAILSPLPEGDLADRAAAFLGRIHGACYADAAAIRADLAWLEANGFCSAVPSAAPIQLAPIPTAQRAGGAIHGGLPPMGDGPVFLRVMTLLRHLLQVPFDRPAERGANLHQHLIAATETIPGAYLPGETASLRKDLEKILTPYGFRNRNDNVRHGYCLGTAVLSPARLREVHNVVQQAAGRLADPSAQDLLAELDERLGWAGISADGLPPVRSYARHAVVDAALVRRDSLAAPRRAEAIEAAIVEHRRVLLQRYPGVGSFADSPAGELRVWPLQLIFHNVGWYLLYEEDQVGHGQGLIRSERLDRLALRSGDGGFRRSSEEHSAALGRLERLLHQSGGIYFGADLEQQLAIASPSAQRRSQALITLRFCCAPWAFAFIREGLQRYPIEHIRFSKPLPGDSWWQHPKAPHLLEPGPTDSSHPYPVELDLPPWTVAADIDLRSWLFAFGGGIRIERPDALRQELLQRCREAIGANGDGPADQSPEAQQISGNRRFFPSRLRRD; this is translated from the coding sequence ATGGCGTTGCGCTGCCACCTGCTGATCGGCCAGCCCGCCAGCGGCAAAACCACCCTCGCCAACGCGTTGGCGCCCTTGCTCACCGGCCCGGGCGATCCGCCGGCCCAGGTGCTCTCCACCGACGTGATCCGCGCCGAAGTCTTTGGTGATGCAGCAGTGCAGGGCCCCTGGACCGACATCCAGCAGCGGCTGCACCAGCGCATTCAAGAGGCCGTGGCTGCGGGCACTCCGGTGATCGTCGATGCCACCCATGCCCGCCGCCCCTGGCGCCTGGCCATCACCCAGGCATTGCCGCTACCTGCGTCAGTGGAGTGGATCGGCTGGTGGCTCTACACCGATCTGCCCACCTCGCTGGAGTGGAACGGCCGGCGCGAGCGGGCCGTGCCGGTGCCAGTGATCCAGGAGATGGCCGCTGCCCTTGCCGATCCCTATTTCGGGCCGTGCCGGGCGGAGGGTTTCGCGGCGATCTGCGCCGTGGTGCCCACCCATCACGACGACCTGACGCCGGTGCTGCAGGCCGAACTTGCCGGGCTGGACCGGCGCATCCGCTCCGCCACCAACCGCGAACGCAAGTTGCAGCGCCACGGCTACTCGCGCCTGCTTGATCTCGAGCGGTTGCTTTATCTGATCAAGCTGCTGAGCACCTGGCCCGATCTGGCCGCCACCGACCCCGCCAACGCAGAGGAGCTCGAGGCAATCCTCTCGCCCCTGCCAGAAGGAGACCTGGCGGATCGCGCTGCTGCCTTTCTGGGCCGCATCCATGGCGCCTGCTACGCCGATGCTGCTGCCATCAGGGCTGACCTGGCCTGGCTGGAGGCCAATGGCTTCTGCAGTGCGGTGCCCAGTGCGGCGCCGATTCAGCTGGCGCCGATCCCCACAGCTCAGCGCGCAGGGGGCGCCATCCATGGCGGTCTGCCGCCGATGGGTGATGGGCCGGTGTTTCTACGGGTGATGACCCTGCTGCGTCATCTGCTGCAGGTGCCCTTTGATCGGCCGGCAGAGCGCGGCGCCAACCTGCACCAGCACCTGATCGCTGCCACCGAAACCATCCCCGGCGCCTACCTGCCCGGTGAAACGGCATCCCTGCGCAAGGACCTCGAGAAGATCCTCACCCCCTACGGCTTTCGCAACCGCAACGACAACGTGCGCCACGGCTACTGCCTGGGCACCGCCGTGCTCTCCCCGGCCAGGCTGCGGGAGGTGCACAACGTGGTGCAGCAGGCGGCCGGCCGCCTGGCCGATCCATCGGCGCAGGACCTGTTGGCCGAGCTGGATGAACGGCTGGGCTGGGCCGGCATCAGCGCCGATGGGCTGCCGCCTGTGCGCAGCTACGCCCGCCATGCCGTGGTGGATGCGGCCCTGGTGCGCCGGGATTCCCTGGCCGCACCGCGGCGGGCAGAAGCCATTGAGGCGGCGATTGTGGAACACCGCCGCGTGCTGCTGCAGCGCTACCCCGGCGTTGGCAGCTTTGCCGATAGCCCTGCTGGTGAGCTGCGGGTGTGGCCGCTGCAGCTGATCTTCCACAACGTCGGCTGGTATCTCCTCTACGAGGAAGACCAGGTGGGCCATGGGCAGGGGCTGATCCGCAGCGAGCGGCTCGATCGCCTGGCTTTGCGCAGCGGCGATGGTGGCTTTCGTCGCAGCAGCGAGGAGCATTCCGCCGCCTTGGGCCGGCTGGAGCGGTTACTGCACCAGAGCGGCGGCATTTATTTCGGCGCTGATCTGGAGCAGCAGCTGGCGATTGCTAGCCCCTCGGCCCAGCGCCGCAGCCAGGCGCTGATCACCCTGCGATTTTGCTGCGCCCCCTGGGCGTTTGCCTTTATCCGCGAGGGGCTGCAGCGCTACCCGATCGAGCACATCCGCTTCTCCAAGCCGCTGCCTGGTGATAGCTGGTGGCAACACCCCAAGGCACCGCACCTGCTGGAGCCCGGCCCTACCGACTCCAGCCATCCCTATCCGGTGGAGCTGGATTTACCGCCGTGGACCGTGGCCGCCGACATCGACCTGCGCAGCTGGCTATTTGCCTTTGGCGGCGGCATCCGCATTGAAAGACCAGATGCGCTCAGGCAGGAGCTGCTGCAGCGTTGCCGGGAGGCGATTGGGGCCAATGGCGACGGGCCTGCCGATCAATCCCCAGAAGCACAGCAGATCAGCGGCAACCGCCGCTTCTTCCCGAGCCGACTGCGCCGCGACTGA